A window of bacterium genomic DNA:
AAGTCAGAGGTTGAAAATCAAAGGTGCCAAAAATATTTATTCAACAAAGCAAGTAAAAAGTGACTTGTTTGTTAATTGCAAATTTGTACATAATTTTTTATTGACATAAATATTGTTTTGCAATATTATTTTAAAATAAAATGTGGGTAGTATCAAAAACTAAATTTGATGTCGTTAAACTTAGGGCTTTACTTTATAATGCACTATCAAAAAAAATTATAAGTTCAGCCACTCAAGTTGAATCCAATGGCAGGACTCACCTTGAGCATATTCTTGATAGTTATGTAAATAATGAAGTCTTGTCATTTAAAGACAAAGTAAAATTTTTCCCATTAAAGAAGATTCTGGATATAGTGAGAAGGGCATTTAATCAATCTGACGACCAGTTTAAAAAATCACTCCTTAACCCTACCATGCGTAAAATTCTATTAAATTCACTTAAATCACTTGAAAAATATGGACTAACTACACCGCAGAATTTTTATTCGCCTATGATGGTGGTTTGGAATTTCACTTATAAATGTAACCTTAGGTGTAAGCATTGCTATGAGAATGCAGGTATCCTACGAAACGGCAACTTTACTGAGCTTAGTATTGATGAGAAGTTTCAAGCTCTTGATAAACTCTCAAGAGAGAATATACCTACTATATTTTTTTCTGGTGGCGAACCATTAGCAGGTGAGGGCTTCTTTGAAATAGCAGAGGCTGCTAAAAAGATGGGGTTCTATTTATCAATAGCTACAAATGGTACACTCTTCAATAAAGAAAACGCTCAGCGTGCTAAAGAGATTGGTTTTGGCTATGTAGCAGTGAGTTTAGACGCCGCTACTCCTGAGGTTCATGATAGATTTCGTGGTATGCCCGGTATGTGGCAGCGCTCAATAAATGGGATAAAAAATCTCATAGATGCAGGTGTTACTACCTGTATCCAATACACATTAGCAAAAGATAATTTAAGTGAACTACCAAAAATGTTCAGTTTGTTAAAAGAGATAGGAGCTTATAAATTAATAATATATAATTATATACCTGTAGGCAGGGGTGAATTTGAATCTGACCCAACTCCTGAAGATAGGGAGTCCGCATATAAGCTAATGTTTGAACAACTTGATCTCGGTTATCATATAATAGCTACCACATCACCTCAATTTGGTAGGTATTGCCAAGAGATGAGGGCAGGTTCTGTAATAATTGCACATTATGCAGATGCAAAATCAGAAGAGTTTGGTGCTATTGCAGACATTGTAGGTGGCTGTGGTGCAGGTAGAGCTTACTGTGCTTTACAACCAGATGGTATAATAACTCCATGTGTTTACATGCCAGATTTGCAAATAGGTAATATAAAGACACAAGAATTTAGAGAAATTTGGGATGCTCCCTTGATGGCGCAGTTTAGAGACAGGTCTGACCTTTGGGGTCATTGCAGCAATTGTAACTATAAAGCTGTGTGTGGAGGTTGCAGGGCACGTGCTTATGTCTATACCGGTGACATAAAAGGACCTGACCCTGGTTGTATATATAATCGAGAATATTACTATAAAGCTCAAATGTCAAAGCTCAAATGATAACTGTATGAAATGAGCAAGACACGAATTTTATTTAGCTTACTTTTTATCGGCTTTGTAGCAAAAGGTGCGACTTTTGAGCTTAAAACTCCTCATTATCAAATAAAAGATGGTTTTATTGAAATTTCCGAAGGATCCTGTGGAGACGAGTTTGGTTCAATCCTTATCCCCGGCAATCCATTCCTACCTTGTAAACTTGTGCGGATTGCAATCCCACCTGGCAGTGAGATTATTAATTATGATATAAAACGCGAACTCCAACTTATTCCTGGTGAT
This region includes:
- a CDS encoding radical SAM protein, which produces MWVVSKTKFDVVKLRALLYNALSKKIISSATQVESNGRTHLEHILDSYVNNEVLSFKDKVKFFPLKKILDIVRRAFNQSDDQFKKSLLNPTMRKILLNSLKSLEKYGLTTPQNFYSPMMVVWNFTYKCNLRCKHCYENAGILRNGNFTELSIDEKFQALDKLSRENIPTIFFSGGEPLAGEGFFEIAEAAKKMGFYLSIATNGTLFNKENAQRAKEIGFGYVAVSLDAATPEVHDRFRGMPGMWQRSINGIKNLIDAGVTTCIQYTLAKDNLSELPKMFSLLKEIGAYKLIIYNYIPVGRGEFESDPTPEDRESAYKLMFEQLDLGYHIIATTSPQFGRYCQEMRAGSVIIAHYADAKSEEFGAIADIVGGCGAGRAYCALQPDGIITPCVYMPDLQIGNIKTQEFREIWDAPLMAQFRDRSDLWGHCSNCNYKAVCGGCRARAYVYTGDIKGPDPGCIYNREYYYKAQMSKLK